Proteins from one Mixophyes fleayi isolate aMixFle1 chromosome 9, aMixFle1.hap1, whole genome shotgun sequence genomic window:
- the LOC142102005 gene encoding uncharacterized protein LOC142102005 translates to MGTLWTFVSLCSLSLCQALQCINNQDPCINGGKCQILQNGTHLCSCLEGFQGDHCQIIGPPCSAFICQNGGSCSRLSSVEYRCTCGPGWTGKNCEHVDHCTTNRCMNHGKCVNKAPGFECQCHHGFSGEACEKDVDECQEAASCRNGGTCQNLKGSFQCLCPDKYDGIHCEMRKGTCSSNSCLNLGTCHQTDVHLYQCVCPPGYTGSQCEENIDDCINHKCQNGGICVDGLQKYSCNCPPGWEGGHCSRDIDECQSPDICEHGGTCQNMPGEYKCVCVNGYDGDNCEHNIDDCATATCADGATCSDQVGNYACLCPPGRIGLLCQMEDVCLTNQCHPDATCDTHPSSRRVFCRCQPGYTGPTCYEDLDECLLGPSPCEHGGECVNTEGSFLCSCPLGYTGTRCEIDENECHSNPCLNGAYCLDLPGGFQCMCTPGYTGKLCERELNECLSSPCQNGGNCTDLVNGFNCSCPPGFQGSRCEIDVIECSSSPCRFGHCVDHPGFFTCECSDGYTGPWCEQDIDECQSQPCHNGARCLDGQNGYQCLCEPGTTGPTCNTYVNECSSNPCVQGHCIDLMNAFQCQCDPGFSGALCEADIDECSCNPCQNGGICHNTNGSFLCYCPPGTVLPTCALHNISCTNITCDHGTCQTQDNCSQCVCDFGWSGSECDAPISLCASNECENGGECQPHQDGYNCSCAAGYTGVHCETPIPLCSPDSCQNGGVCHQHPNLTDYSCLCPVGWQGAHCEADVDECMEDPCKNGGSCINSPGSYNCACSPGFTGHQCGSKLNHCLPDSCQKGEICISLNDSFVCTCPPGYMGKMCQEKVDRCASSPCQNGGSCKNQATKYTCDCARGYEGTDCEVNTQDCTNSSCLNGATCVDGIASFSCLCSDRFTGNLCQEQLTYCNSELCKNGGVCHDVPGGYVCSCTEMYTGNNCENIIDFCARRPCQNGGSCSQTETTYRCMCALGWDGGHCETPLLTCKATASRGIDPDTLCNGYGKCVDSGTSYMCRCLPGYSGALCQEKIDPCQPNPCNNGGRCRELSGLPSCQCPHGYHGQTCAERDPCLSQPCYHNGVCVPQGGSYQCVCPSGTQGSRCETNIDDCATTEPRCFHGGTCKDEVGRFTCLCPRGYVGDRCEGDVNECLFNPCDPRGTLTCVQLDNSYQCQCHQQYTGQKCEHKINFCDNNPCANGGHCAVAVNSPLGFTCSCPQGFSGSTCSDEILSCSSITCYNGGVCELGMEGTPRCICLSDYMGPQCLESMESTSSSPQGPWEDCPDMECRRKFQDGICDKQCNNKPCLYDGFDCNVTQICNPFYDKYCLDHFANSHCEKGCDNAECGWDGGDCATHERLGGTLILVLNYSSPELHRRDVITLLRFLSIHLHTGIRLAKDNIGDMLFRYCKGDDIQDLSPERLERWKYEIATNSERREENSGKETVGCVLYLDVFGSQCPLSSCISTSDVAARFLEALNDKGKGDLPYTLLGVRHQDAKPGSVTQDKPFQWPVWVAVGGAAFIIIIGVFFGVQLSRKRQHGTLWLPSGFSRHRAQEGSRRREPVGEDSVRLKPLKHDSGYDDSGPEEGIVQPKSRRLKLNTDPSILDHRQWSQQHIDAGVRFPQCIALTPPQEEPDGKDIDVRGPDGVTPLMSAICAGGGLEPIGGGGDPPEVESSASVISDLIGQGASLNAQIDSTGETALHLAARFSRPDAVKCMLDAGADTNVQDRLGRTPLHTAIAADALCVFQTLLRCRQTDIDARMHDGSTPIILASRLPVQNMVEELVSCGADIGATDNRGKSALHWAAAVNNVPAMKILMCNGANKDLQDKRDQTALFLAAREGSYEAVRLLLEHQADRDLCDHIGHQPRHAARERGHRDIQRLFEESSQLINRSTTAAPPSGGPHLKKTPRPRAKEAVKPPPLPHIDLSSSCYHNAPPVSAPPYLPGHQPESNCCQSHLAMVNYGGNCPPYPRSGSFSSGVAGCQWGHRGWRVHFCPAGCTVPEASYSGGGQQMSPHAHWLPESHHPKSPNCQTPVPNYCTTPALEPLPTKDVSCTPTDQLGHNIYLTPPSSQYGYPSPASPEETQSIQKTCMHHHPFLTPSPESRNPWGIASP, encoded by the exons CTTTACAGTGTATAAATAACCAGGATCCCTGCATTAACGGGGGAAAGTGTCAGATATTACAGAATGGAACCCATCTCTGCAG CTGCCTTGAGGGCTTCCAAGGGGACCACTGTCAGATTATCGGGCCACCCTGTTCAGCATTTATTTGCCAAAATGGAGGTTCATGTTCACGCTTATCGTCCGTAGAGTATCGCTGCACATGTGGGCCTGGATGGACAG GCAAAAACTGTGAGCACGTGGATCACTGTACAACCAACCGCTGCATGAACCATGGAAAATGCGTCAACAAGGCCCCTGGGTTTGAGTGCCAGTGCCATCATGGCTTCAGTGGCGAGGCTTGTGAGAAGGATGTAGACGAGTGCCAAGAAGCAGCATCCTGCAGGAATGGAGGAACTTGTCAGAACCTCAAAGGATCCTTCCAGTGTTTGTGCCCAGACAAGTATGATGGCATCCACTGTGAAATGAGGAAAGGGACCTGCTCCTCAAACAGCTGCCTGAACTTAGGGACATGCCATCAAACAGATGTCCACTTGTACCAGTGTGTGTGCCCACCAG GTTACACAGGTTCTCAGTGTGAGGAGAACATCGATGACTGCATCAACCACAAATGTCAGAATGGAGGCATCTGCGTGGATGGACTTCAAAAATATAGCTGCAACTGCCCGCCTGGGTGGGAAG GAGGGCATTGTTCCAGAGACATTGATGAATGCCAGTCTCCTGACATATGTGAGCACGGGGGGACTTGTCAGAACATGCCTGGCGAGTACAAGTGCGTGTGTGTCAATGGCTACGATGGCGACAACTGTGAACACAACATAGATGACTGCGCAACAGCTACTTGTGCCGACGGTGCCACCTGCTCCGACCAGGTGGGGAATTACGCCTGCCTGTGCCCACCAGGAAGGATCG GTCTGTTATGCCAAATGGAGGATGTGTGCCTAACAAATCAGTGTCACCCAGATGCCACCTGTGACACTCACCCCTCATCTCGCAGGGTCTTCTGCCGTTGCCAGCCTGGCTATACTGGACCCACGTGTTATGAAGACCTGGATGAATGTCTGCTAG GCCCATCTCCCTGTGAGCATGGTGGAGAGTGTGTGAACACCGAGGGCTCTTTCTTGTGCAGCTGCCCCCTCGGCTATACGGGTACCCGCTGTGAGATAGACGAGAACGAGTGCCACTCCAATCCGTGCCTCAATGGAGCCTACTGCCTTGACCTCCCTGGTGGTTTCCAGTGTATGTGTACACCCG GATACACGGGAAAGCTTTGTGAACGGGAGTTAAATGAATGTTTAAGCTCTCCTTGCCAGAATGGGGGGAACTGTACAGATCTAGTAAATGGCTTTAACTGTTCGTGTCCTCCAG GTTTTCAGGGCTCACGTTGTGAAATAGATGTGATCGAATGCTCCAGCTCTCCGTGTCGTTTTGGACACTGTGTTGACCATCCAGGTTTCTTCACATGTGAATGTTCAGATGGATACACCGGCCCGTGGTGTGAGCAAGATATCGATGAATGTCAGAGTCAGCCGTGTCATAATGGCGCCCGATGCCTGGATGGGCAAAACGGTTACCAATGTCTATGTGAGCCAGGGACCACAG GTCCCACATGTAATACATATGTGAATGAATGTTCGAGTAACCCATGTGTACAAGGTCATTGCATTGATCTTATGAACGCTTTCCAATGTCAATGTGATCCAGGGTTCTCAG gCGCTCTTTGTGAAGCAGACATTGATGAGTGCAGTTGCAACCCATGCCAGAATGGAGGGATTTGCCACAACACAAATGGCAGCTTCCTCTGTTACTGTCCACCGGGGACAGTCCTACCGACCTGCGCCCTACATAACATTAGCTGCACCAACATCACTTGTGACCATGGAACCTGTCAGACACAAGACAACTG TTCTCAATGTGTCTGTGATTTCGGCTGGTCAGGTTCAGAATGTGACGCTCCCATCAGTTTGTGTGCATCCAATGAGTGTGAGAACGGGGGAGAGTGCCAGCCTCACCAGGACGGCTATAACTGCAGCTGTGCTGCCGGTTACACAG GAGTACACTGTGAAACTCCCATCCCACTCTGTTCCCCAGACAGCTGCCAGAACGGGGGAGTATGCCATCAGCACCCCAACCTTACGGACTACTCCTGCCTGTGCCCGGTAGGCTGGCAAG GTGCACATTGTGAAGCTGATGTAGATGAATGTATGGAAGATCCCTGTAAGAACGGGGGTAGTTGTATTAATAGCCCTGGTTCATACAACTGCGCCTGCTCCCCAGGTTTCACGGGACATCAGTGTGGGTCCAAATTAAATCACTGCTTACCAG ACAGTTGCCAGAAAGGAGAAATATGCATCAGTCTAAATGACTCCTTTGTGTGTACATGTCCCCCTGGGTACATGGGGAAGATGTGTCAAGAGAAAGTGGATAGGTGTGCAAGCTCACCCTGCCAAAACGGTGGGTCCTGCAAGAACCAAGCCACCAAGTACACTTGTGACTGTGCCAGAGGCTACGAGGGAACAGACTGCGAGGTCAATACTCAAGACTGTACCAACAG TTCCTGCCTTAATGGGGCCACCTGTGTGGATGGCATTGCCTCCTTCTCCTGCCTGTGTTCAGATAGGTTCACAGGTAATCTGTGTCAGGAACAGCTGACCTACTGCAATTCCGAGCTCTGCAAGAATGGGGGAGTTTGCCATGATGTCCCAGGGGGTTACGTCTGCTCCTGCACCGAGATGTACACAGGGAACAACTGTGAG AACATCATAGACTTCTGTGCTCGTAGACCGTGTCAGAACGGAGGCTCATGCTCTCAGACTGAGACCACGTACCGGTGCATGTGTGCTCTCGGATGGGATGGGGGTCACTGTGAGACCCCTCTTCTGACCTGCAAGGCCACAGCTTCCAGAG GAATAGACCCAGACACACTCTGTAATGGATACGGAAAGTGTGTGGATTCTGGTACATCTTATATGTGCCGTTGTCTCCCTGGTTACTCTGGTGCTCTCTGCCAGGAGAAGATTGATCCATGCCAACCAAACCCCTGTAATAATGGTGGCCGCTGCCGGGAACTTTCTGGGTTGCCCTCTTGCCAG tgtccCCATGGTTACCACGGACAGACCTGTgcagagagagacccatgtctatCACAGCCATGTTACCACAATGGGGTGTGTGTGCCACAAGGTGGTAGCTATCAATGTGTATGTCCTTCAGGAACTCAAG GATCCCGGTGTGAAACTAACATTGATGATTGTGCAACCACTGAACCTCGCTGTTTTCACGGAGGCACTTGTAAAGATGAAGTTGGGCGCTTCACCTGCCTATGTCCCCGAGGGTATGTGGGAGACCGCTGTGAGGGAGACGTGAATGAATGTCTGTTCAACCCCTGTGACCCACGAGGGACCCTTACATGTGTGCAGCTTGACAACAGCTACCAGTGCCAGTGTCACCAGCAATACACCG GTCAAAAATGTGAGCATAAAATTAATTTCTGTGATAATAATCCGTGCGCTAATGGAGGACACTGTGCAGTTGCTGTTAACTCCCCACTTGGATTCACCTGCAGCTGTCCGCAG ggGTTTTCCGGGTCCACCTGCAGTGACGAAATATTATCTTGCAGTTCCATCACCTGCTATAACGGTGGAGTGTGTGAACTGGGGATGGAAGGGACCCCTCGCTGTATTTGTCTCAGTGATTACATGGGACCGCAGTGTCTAGAGTCCATGGAGTCCACATCCTCTTCTCCGCAGGGACCCTGGGAGGACTGTCCTGACATGGAGTGCAGGAGAAAGTTCCAAGACGGGATCTGTGACAAACAGTGCAACAACAAACCGTGTCTGTATGATGGTTTTGACTGTAATGTTACACAAATCTGCAA TCCTTTCTATGATAAGTACTGCCTGGACCACTTTGCCAACTCTCACTGCGAGAAGGGATGTGATAATGCGGAGTGCGGCTGGGATGGGGGAGACTGCGCTACACATGAACGCCTTGGGGGAACGCTAATCCTGGTGCTGAATTACAGCTCCCCTGAGCTCCACCGTAGAGATGTCATTACACTCCTTCGCTTTCTGTCCATCCACCTACACACCGGGATACGACTGGCAAAGGACAATATTGGAGACATGTTGTTCAGATACTGCAAAGGGGACGATATTCAAGACCTGTCTCCAGAGAGGCTGGAGAGGTGGAAGTATGAGATAGCTACCAACAGCGAGAGACGGGAGGAAAACAGCGGGAAAGAGACTGTTGG TTGTGTCCTCTATCTGGATGTCTTTGGCTCCCAGTGTCCACTCTCCTCCTGCATTTCCACCTCAGACGTGGCTGCGCGTTTCTTGGAAGCTCTGAATGATAAAGGAAAAGGAGATCTACCATATACTCTTCTGGGAGTGAGACATCAGGATGCAAAACCAG GCTCCGTAACTCAGGACAAACCGTTCCAATGGCCTGTGTGGGTAGCTGTTGGAGGAGCTGCGTTTATAATAATTATTGGGGTGTTCTTTGGGGTTCAGCTAAGCAGAAAGCGTCAGCATGGTACCCTGTGGTTACCGTCTGGCTTCAGCCGTCATCGAGCACAAGAAGGTAGCAGAAGGAGGGAGCCTGTGGGAGAAGACTCGGTTCGTCTTAA ACCACTTAAACATGATTCTGGTTATGATGATTCGGGTCCCGAGGAAGGAATTGTGCAGCCGAAATCTAGAAGATTGAAA CTTAATACTGATCCTTCCATCCTTGATCATCGGCAGTGGAGCCAACAGCATATTGATGCCGGCGTTCGTTTCCCACAATGCATTGCTCTGACACCGCCCCAGGAGGAACCTGATGGTAAAGACATTGACGTGAGAGGTCCAG ATGGAGTGACTCCGCTTATGTCAGCCATCTGTGCCGGTGGAGGTCTGGAACCAATAGGAGGTGGCGGGGATCCACCAGAAGTTGAAAGCTCAGCAAGTGTCATCTCAGACCTCATTGGACAGGGGGCCAGTCTCAATGCCCAGATCGACTCCACTGGAGAGACAGCTCTTCACTTGGCTGCTCGATTTTCAAGGCCAGATGCCGTCAAGTGCATGTTGGATGCCGGAGCCGATACCAATGTCCAGGACAGGCTGGGCAGAACTCCATTACATACAGCTATTGCTGCTGATGCCCTGTGTGTTTTCCAG ACCCTCTTACGATGCCGTCAGACGGACATTGACGCACGTATGCATGATGGATCTACACCCATAATCTTGGCGTCCCGTCTCCCTGTACAAAACATGGTGGAAGAGCTTGTGTCATGTGGAGCAGATATCGGAGCGACAGATAACAGGG GTAAATCTGCACTTCATTGGGCTGCAGCTGTGAATAATGTACCAGCAATGAAGATCCTTATGTGTAACGGAGCAAACAAGGACCTTCAGGACAAGAGG GATCAGACTGCTCTCTTCCTCGCTGCCCGGGAAGGCAGCTACGAAGCTGTCCGCCTCCTCCTCGAGCACCAAGCCGATCGTGACCTCTGTGATCACATAGGGCATCAGCCTCGACATGCAGCCAGAGAACGTGGCCACAGAGACATCCAACGTCTTTTTGAAGAGAGTAGTCAATTAATCAACCGGAGCACAACTGCTGCCCCTCCCTCTGGAGGTCCACACCTAAAGAAGACCCCAAGACCTCGAGCCAAGGAAGCTGTCAAGCCTCCTCCTTTGCCACACATAGACCTAAGCAGCTCCTGTTATCACAATGCTCCTCCTGTTTCAGCTCCACCCTATCTACCTGGACACCAACCAGAGAGCAACTGCTGCCAGTCACATCTTGCGATGGTCAACTATGGAGGAAACTGTCCTCCCTATCCTCGAAGTGGCTCATTCTCTTCAGGAGTGGCAGGATGCCAATGGGGTCATAGAGGGTGGAGGGTTCATTTTTGTCCTGCAGGATGTACTGTGCCCGAGGCTTCATACTCAGGGGGTGGACAGCAAATGTCACCTCACGCCCATTGGCTGCCAGAATCTCATCACCCCAAGTCTCCAAACTGCCAAACTCCAGTACCCAACTACTGCACAACCCCCGCCTTGGAGCCTCTACCTACCAAAGACGTATCCTGCACTCCTACGGACCAGTTGGGCCACAATATCTATCTGACCCCTCCTTCGTCGCAGTACGGTTATCCTTCTCCTGCTAGCCCAGAAGAAACACAATCAATCCAAAAGACATGTATGCACCACCATCCTTTTCTTACTCCCTCCCCGGAGTCCCGGAACCCTTGGGGTATCgcctcaccataa